DNA sequence from the Solea solea chromosome 12, fSolSol10.1, whole genome shotgun sequence genome:
GAAATGAAagaattaaaatgtttattttttattttttattttttattgtcaaacCTGTTGCAGCTATGGTCATAATCAGTCTTCAGTTCCAATCAGTTATAATCAGTCTGGAATTATAACCTGTATTCTTTGGCATTTGTTCAATCATTACCATACATGATGAATGTGTAAACATTGTTGCAGGAttgcattgaaaatgtaatcatgGCAGTGATTAATGATAATATTTATTTGAGTACTTTCATCCTCTTCCTGTAGAGATAGAGATGAGAAGACGAGAGAATGAATACAGATTCACAAGTAAGTGACAAATCGCCCGTAGTGTCACCGATGTCTCTGCCAGTGTCGACTGTAGAAGTCTTTAACACTCGCtcagcacttttttattttcatgagtTGCACAAATGCCAAACTCTACAGACCTCAGTGACCCCCGTCAGATGATATATATAGAGTTGTGAGTGTTAGTCTTCTCATTTACCTTCTCATTTACCACGTGAACACAGATGAGCTATAGAATCTGTTGCAGTAATAAAGTGAAAACTATTAATGTTTGACCAAACAATAAGATATGGTAGCCCAGTGACCTACAttcatttctgttcactttGCTATTTTTAGCCTGTACATGGAAACTGTTGATACTAAACACAGACTGACACTTAACCGTCAGTGAATGGTATGTTTGAATTGTAGCAGCACTGTTTCAAATTCCAATAATTATTTTCGTTTTCTTTCCTGTGGTGTTGTACGTTCCTAGTCAGGTTTTTTCACTTCCCAGTGACAACGTTAACCCTGTGgcttgatgtgttgttgcagagctgctgcagatTGCAGGCATCAGTCCTCATGGAAATGCTCTGGGTGTGTCCATGCAGCAGCAGGCCAGCCAGCAGACGCCTCCGGAGAAGAGGGGCGGTGAGGTCCTGGACTCcacaaacactgaaattaaactAGAGAAGAGCAACATCATACTTCTTGGCCCAACTGGCTCAGGTTAGTGTCAACAATGTCTTGAACTGTAAGAGTGCAAAGTGGCACTTACTACatcgttgttattattatgtggtTTATTTGTAAATGTCATTCTGCTTTGTCCAAAGAAAATTGATTACAATTCCTCCAATATCACTCAGGTAAAACATTGTTGGCACAGACACTGGCACGTTGTCTGGATGTTCCCTTTGCAATTTGTGATTGCACCACACTTACTCAAGCTGGATATGTGGGAGAAGACATCGAGTCTGTGATTGCTAAACTGCTGCAAGATGCCAATTACTCTGTGGAGAAAGCACAGCAAGGTGAGCAGACGCACTGAAATGAACAGCCCTACAGTGTCTCATGTTTAAATAATACCTTATGTTTTATAGTCAgcacaaaaaagcaaaacaagttGCCAAACCACAAAGAACGTCTGCTTTCTTTGTTCACCATGCCACATTGTCTGGCATCATCATGCCATCAAGGATGGACAAAATGGAGCTGACAGGCCTATGGAAATTAGAGAAATGCATATTTGCACTCAGTACTCGCATTATATATGCATCTAGAAAGTTTTATATACACAGCACTGAGGTTTAAATCAAAGTTGCAAAGACAATGGACCAAAAACACAAGCTAGTTGTAAATGCAAGGTATCAATACAAGTTGGGGGCCAGCAGCCAGTATATAAAAGTTTGAACAACATATGACAGTAAGGTATTTGTTCTCCATCAACCAACATGCTGTGTAAGACAGAGGTGATACTATCTCAATAGAAATCGTACTGCCTTTGTTTCTCCCTGTTGTTTTGCTGAAAGTATTGTCTTATGCTAATATAATCACACTCTTATGCTCTCTACTGTGTTGTATACCAATATAAACTTTTGCAGCAATTACACTTAATCAGCCACAACCTGTTTTTTCCACATTCACATAATTTCTCATGTGTCGTGGTTGAAAACATTAGCAGAAAGCTGACGGACACAGATAAAGGTTAGAAAAACATGGGCTCAAATTGAggtcaaagaaataaaagtttTCAACTTTGAATCTTGAAGGTTAATCAGTGATGAGCTGTCTATGGTCAGGGTACAAGTCAAACTTACACCATTATGACCCAGTACTTCTCATTTATGTGCAGGTATTGTGTTTCTGGATGAGGTTGATAAGATTGGCAGTGTACCTGGGATCCATCAGCTCAGAGAtgtgggaggagaaggagtCCAGCAGGTCAGAATTCAATCAGTTACAAGAGATGCAACATTACTACAacttgttgatttgtttgttgtgtttttgctcgTTATATACATCGTTATTTTTAAGATGCTAATTAAATTGTTCTTATCTCAGGGTTTGCTTAAACTCTTGGAGGGAACAGTTGTCAATGTTCCCGAGAAAAACTCCAGGAAACTGAGAGGAGAAACTATGCAGGTCGACACAACGAACATATTGTTTGTTGCATCAGGTGCCTTCAATGGACTTGACAGAATAATCAGCAGACGAAAAAATGAAAAGGTGAATTTAATATCTTAGACGTGATTGTAAACAGATGTTCAACCAGGATTACTGTTTGTAATTATTACCGTCCCCTTTTTTCAGTATTTGGGATTTGGAACGCCTTCGAACCTGGGTCAAGGGCGCCgtgcggcagcagcagcagacttgGCCAACACCAGTGGCGAGACAGACACAGTGGCAGAGATCATTGAGAAAGACAGATTGCTCAAGCACGTCGAGGCTCGGGACCTGATCGAGTTTGGAATGATCCCAGAGTTTGTTGGCCGTCTTCCTGTGGTCGTTCCTCTGCACAGCCTGGATGAGGAGACGTTAGTTAGGATCCTGACTGAACCACGAAATGCTGTGGTGCCCCAGTACCAGGCGCTTTTCAGCATGGACAAAGTAAGGACTCTGACATAGAGGTTGAATTCAGGCACATAGACTGCTCTGTGTGTACAATCCTTTAATAGATTTACAAGTAAATAACTTGATAATtaggaacatgttttttttttgtttggagcTAAACAACTggcttgttttatttgtttcagtgTGATCTCAATGTGACTCAGGGTGCTTTGAAAGCTATCGCCAGGATGGCTCTGGAGAGAAAAACGGGAGCACGTGGGCTCCGATCCATCATGGTATGTGAAACTCTTAAATATCACTGTCAGTGTTTAGGTATTGGTTACATCCAGATATAGAAATGAATGCATATATTGGTTGACAAATGTCATAGAAATAGGATATGCCAAACTGGTTTATTGGTGAGATGAgaatctaatggtgagactgtatgtcagggaactatggtggccttcacatccCAGAAATAATCAGTTAAGATGGTCATAAACAAAAGTAAATTCAAAGTGATGATTGTAAGGCTACAAAAGCCAAATGATTTTTAAACCCAGtgaaccctcctaaatgttacacaccggACCTTTTATCTTTTCCTATAGGAAAAGCTGCTCCTCGAGCCCATGTTTGAGGTGCCACACTCTGACATCATAGCTGTCGAGCTGAACAAAGAAGTTGTCCACGGAAAATCCCTACCTATATATTTGAGGTCAGTATCTCTCAGCTCTCAGATCAGAGTTACATGCACGTCATGTTGTAGATCGGATTCCTGAAGCTAAGCATTAAAAACCTGAACCTCTTCATTGTAATTTTCAGAGCTCCAGCCAAGGAGTCGGCAGAAGAGGAATATGACTCGGGCATTGACGAGGAGAACTGGCCCAGACAGGCGGATGCTGCGAACAACTGAACATCATGTTAAACATTTTCAGCTAAAGACGACGCTGCCTGAAATCTTAAGATTAATATGAATCATTGGATACCAACTGTTGGTTTTCTTGTAGCCCCCTGACAAATGTGTGGTGTGTAGTGGTAAAGAAGGTTGTTGGTTCTCTCTGAGGATTGTTATCATGATTAACAAATTATAATAGTGTAACAACCTTTGGTCCACTGCATCAATGTTAATTAATTAGTGGTGCACTCACATGGTGGACCTTTATAAAATATTTCAATCTCTGGGGATTGTGAACTTTTTTATCTATATACAGATAAGGCTATTTTATTCATGAATGGATGTGTAGctagttatttgtttttttttctttttgtggtgATGGGCTGCAATGGGAAAGGAAGCAAATGGAAAGCAAACTATGGGATCACACTGTACACTTATACGTGGGCTGCTTAGAAAGTGTAGATGTGACATTACCATGTCCGATAATGCCTTATGTCATGAAGGCATAATATTCCACAAGCACATCAATATTTTTGATGTGTTCTTCTTTACACCATTGTTATAATGGTGCCCACAGTGAAATAAGGCTGTAAATGTTGAGCTACACTGCTTAGGTAACATTTGTAAGCCGTTTGTATGACATGACCTCTAAATAGGAGAACATATTTTGAAGTGTAATGCACCAGCATACTAAACAATACAATTACAAAACAattaccttttttaaaaaaaacagccggAATGGTTATGCTTTAAGTATTTGTCTTCCTCCTTTAACCCACCCTTAAGGGAATGTACATGTGTTTACTCACAGACCTCCGTTCTCACAGGATCAGTTCAGAAGACTGTTTGACAGGGCAGGAAACTGAAGCGTTAATGAATCGTCCTGTTATTATTTTAGTAGTTATCCCCCTGTTTTCATGACTCAAGTGTATTTCTTAAACAGATAGTCTAACTGAACTGATTGCCTCTTTCACAGTCAAAACCCACTCTGTTAAACTCACTTCATTTGCAGTGACATAATATCCTGTTATTTCATAGCACCTCAGTTCACACGTCTGCATTCATGTCTTCACCAAAATGCTCTCTGACTGAACCATGCTGCTATACTCTTGATGCTGTTTGTGCTTTAGAATGTGATTAAACTAGATccgttctcctttttttttggttttatgtttttctttcttccctcaTGCTTTCCTGTTTTCAGAGGTCTGTTACTGAACCTGTAAACAACCCACGATTGTGTGTCTGGaacttattgttattgtttaaaatgaaaataaaatgtgtatctCTGTACAACGTTTGTAATTGGTCTACAACTTGAACTCTTCTGAGGTTAGTACAACGCGTCAGTGCTGAGGCGTATCTTAGTCACCACGcttgttaaataaacaaatatgaaagTGTTGTGCTGCAGTCTTGTGCTGTTGACTTTATGTAATCCGCTAATCTCTGGAACACATCATACCATTGGTTTCCCAATACCTCAGCATTTCCCTAATCCCAGTTTAAATCCACAGTGTAATTACAAAGTCAAACTATAGAACTCTgcaccaaaaaataaaatgtttaaaggtCAACAATAATATTTCTTCATGCAAAAGTACTGAATGTAAAATATTTGGATTTGACAAGTTGATTTACAAATTATTCAAATACTGTACTTTTGTATCGGTGCAGATTTTACTATACCATGCTTGTTCTGTATCTATTTCCACACATTGTATCTATTTTTAAGAGCTTGGCTACTACGAGAACAAGAGTCTGAAGTATTATTGGTAAACAACCGCTCAGACAATGATGTCAGAGGCTTAGTGATGAAGAGGTTTATTGTGAGGATGTCTGTGCCTCAGTCATTAACTCCAAACACTTGTCCATGCTTCAGAGTTCTGGGGaccacagagaaaacaacacacaaaaggtAAGAAATGACAACAATGCTACAAATATTCAGGCCCAGAAAACCGTTCGCTCAGAAACTCTGGTGGTTCCGTTGATGTAGGTCGTTTGAGGTTGTGAGTTGTGACCATGAGCACACTGGAGGACGTCCCGTTTCAGACAACACAGGGTCCACTGGAGGAGGAAGTACAGGTGGTGACAGCTCCAGACCTCACCACATCAGACCTGCAGCGAGTACTACGGGAGACTGAGGTCAAACAATTTCCTGTTGTACTCATTCATTCCCAtttacacacactgtaaaactcTTCAAAACACAAAGCATATCGAAGAACTTGAAGGGTCTGGATTGTAAAATTTAATAacgcagaaattgaagataaaataataattttccatACTGTTTGAGTATAATTCTGATTgagttgttatttttctttacttAATATTTCTACACTGGACttggaagggtgaggtgaggtgaggtgaggagaaACTAAGCTGCAACAGGCAACTTAACCAACAGATGCCGCTACATgttaaacactgtaaaacatccAAGTTGGTTCATGTGATGTTATGATACGCAAGATGTTCTGTTCACTGAGGATGTTTTGACTCAATACTCATGCAaagattttttgtttgaaaatttttcttttacagtatAATTTCAAGCTGGAGAAATTGATTTTAAGCAGACAC
Encoded proteins:
- the clpxb gene encoding ATP-dependent Clp protease ATP-binding subunit clpX-like, mitochondrial isoform X1 produces the protein MSCPCTSAARLLLTAHRGLSCSRIQFFSLSRQGSWESPLPTRVRVRTFSDTAACYASKDGTPKDSGSDGGKKSVNEGKRLSGSGGSGKGGSQLRCPKCGDPCTHVETFVSSTRFVKCEKCHHFFVVLSETDSKKGLNKEPESAAEAVKLAFAQKPPPPPKKIYAYLDKYVVGQSYAKKVLAVAVYNHYKRIYNNIPAGSRQQVEVEKQPSLTPREIEMRRRENEYRFTKLLQIAGISPHGNALGVSMQQQASQQTPPEKRGGEVLDSTNTEIKLEKSNIILLGPTGSGKTLLAQTLARCLDVPFAICDCTTLTQAGYVGEDIESVIAKLLQDANYSVEKAQQGIVFLDEVDKIGSVPGIHQLRDVGGEGVQQGLLKLLEGTVVNVPEKNSRKLRGETMQVDTTNILFVASGAFNGLDRIISRRKNEKYLGFGTPSNLGQGRRAAAAADLANTSGETDTVAEIIEKDRLLKHVEARDLIEFGMIPEFVGRLPVVVPLHSLDEETLVRILTEPRNAVVPQYQALFSMDKCDLNVTQGALKAIARMALERKTGARGLRSIMEKLLLEPMFEVPHSDIIAVELNKEVVHGKSLPIYLRAPAKESAEEEYDSGIDEENWPRQADAANN
- the clpxb gene encoding ATP-dependent Clp protease ATP-binding subunit clpX-like, mitochondrial isoform X2, with product MSCPCTSAARLLLTAHRGLSCSRIQFFSLSRQGSWESPLPTRVRVRTFSDTAACYASKDGTPKDSGSDGGKKSVNEGKRLSGSGGSGKGGSQLRCPKCGDPCTHVETFVSSTRFVKCEKCHHFFVVLSETDSKKGLNKEPESAAEAVKLAFAQKPPPPPKKIYAYLDKYVVGQSYAKKVLAVAVYNHYKRIYNNIPAGSRQQVEVEKQPSLTPRELLQIAGISPHGNALGVSMQQQASQQTPPEKRGGEVLDSTNTEIKLEKSNIILLGPTGSGKTLLAQTLARCLDVPFAICDCTTLTQAGYVGEDIESVIAKLLQDANYSVEKAQQGIVFLDEVDKIGSVPGIHQLRDVGGEGVQQGLLKLLEGTVVNVPEKNSRKLRGETMQVDTTNILFVASGAFNGLDRIISRRKNEKYLGFGTPSNLGQGRRAAAAADLANTSGETDTVAEIIEKDRLLKHVEARDLIEFGMIPEFVGRLPVVVPLHSLDEETLVRILTEPRNAVVPQYQALFSMDKCDLNVTQGALKAIARMALERKTGARGLRSIMEKLLLEPMFEVPHSDIIAVELNKEVVHGKSLPIYLRAPAKESAEEEYDSGIDEENWPRQADAANN